In Caldisericum sp., the genomic stretch TTAAAGGGTGATTTGTCTAAGTACGAAATTGAGGAGTCTAATACCGTAGATTTTGAGAAGGTAATTGAAAATAAATTTGATGCTTTTAGAGAATCCTACGAAAATTTTAAAGATAGCAATGAATTTGAGTCATTTTGTGCTGAAAATTCTTTTTGGCTTGAGGACTTTGCCCTTTTTATGGCTTTGAAAAGAAGGTTTGGCAATGTTGGATGGTTTGATTGGCCTTCTGAATTTAAAAATAGAGATACAGCGGCTCTCAATCTTGCAAAAGAAACATTAAAAGAAGATATTCGCTTTGTAAAGTTTCTACAATTTGTTGCATACGGACAGTTTATGGAAATGAAAAAGTATGCAAATGATTTAGGTATAGATTTGATAGGAGATCTCCCAATATATGTTGATCTCGATAGCCCTGATGTGTGGGCAAATAGAGAACTTTTCAACTTGAATGAGTATGGATTGCCAGTAAAGGTTGCAGGTGTTCCACCAGATTACTTTAATGAAAATGGGCAACTCTGGGGAAATCCTGTATATAACTGGGATAAGCACAAGGAAACAGGCTTTAATTGGTGGGTTAGAAGAATTGCGCATTTGCTGAAATTTGTTGATATCATAAGAATTGACCACTTTAGAGGTTTTGTTGCCTATTATGCAATTGATGCAGGAAGGGAAAATGCAAAAGAAGGCGAATGGATTAAAGTACCTGTTTATGAATTTTTCGATACCATAAAAGCGAATTTTCCAGAAATGCCTTTCATAGCAGAAGATCTTGGCTTAATTACCGAAGATGTTGTTGAAGTGATTGAGCATTATAAAATTCCCAATATGAGGATCCTAATGTTTGCTTTTGATGGCTCGCCTGAAAATGGATATCTTCCTCATAATTACAAAAATCCGACAGTTGTTTATACAGGCACTCATGATCATAATACTGCTATTGGATGGTTTAAATTTGAACTGCCAAATGATGGTAAAGCCTATCTTGAAAAATACATAGGGAAAACGCCTACGTTAGAGACCATAAACTTTGATTTGATAAGGCTTGCTCACTCTTCTATAGCACAATACTCTATTATCCCTGTGCAAGATGTTCTTGGGCTTAACGAAAATTATAGGATGAATACGCCAGGAACTGCAAAAGGCAATTGGAGATTTAAACTCAAATTTAGCGATATAGATGAGGATAAATTCAGCCAGCTAAAAGACCTTACAGATACTTACGGAAGATAGTTTTATTTTGCAAAGTCCCAGAAAAAAACCTCTCTTAATTTGTCTATTATTTCAGGAGAGCTTAGTATAATTCCAACCTCTCTGTTATTATCAAGTGAATTTGTTGAGAGATTTTCCGACCCTACAAAGGCATATTTTCTATCTACAACTATCGCTTTTGCGTGGATATATGGGCTTGTGATGTATTTTATATCTATGCCGTATCTTTTAAGTTCGCTTATAGCAGCTTCGTTATCTTTTACATTTTGTGGATCCGCTATTATAATTTTCACATCTGCCCCAAAGGCTCTTCTCTTTTTAAGAATGTCCATAATTTCGGGATCCTGAATTTCTTCAGCGTAAATGAGTATTTCTCCTGTTGCGCTCTTTAAAAGACTTTCTAACTTTTGTCTTGAATTTTCAGGACTCACAACAAGTGGTGTTCCTTCGGTCGGATTGTATGGTGCCCTTTTCCAGTCCGCTTCAAATATCTTAGAAAGTTCTTTTACAATGTTTTCATCGTTAACTATTACGCCAAACTCTCTATTTTTTGTGAATGCGGATTTCGTTAAGTTAAGAGTCATTATGTAGCCTGTTCGATTGTCGATGATCATAAATTTCGAATGGGTAAAATTGTATGCTTTGTTGTTCCATTTGTTTTCGATGCCGTAGTATGAAAGTTTGTCTTTGGTTTCTTTGTTTGCGCTGTACCCACCATATGGATTTTCTTCAAGGATTACGCGAATCCTAACTCCTCTCTTTTTAGCACTTACAAGTTCTTGAAGGATATCTGAATCCGAGAATGTGTATACTTCAATATCTATGGATGATTTAGCATTTTTTATGCCATCTAAAACGGGAGTTTTTCCCATATCTGGTGTGTAAAATAAACTAACTGTTCCGTCAAATGACTGAATTGGCGCTATGGTGTGCGGTGGAAACAGCTTGTAATAAACAAAAAGAAGCACAACAAACAAAATAGAAATAATTACATTATAGATATAAGCCTTCTTGCCGAGCACTTTTTCTTTAACTTTTGAGTCGATATTATCTTTCTTCATACCTGAATTATACATAAAATTAGACTTTTTGTGTTTGAAAAAAGGTATTTTTTGATAAAATAAAATGATATGGCAATATACAAGATAAAAATAAGGGTTGTTGAGGTAAGAGGCACTTGTGCAGCAAACCTAAAGGTTGGAGACGAGTTTGAAATTAACGAAAATGGCCAGCCTGTTCCAATTAGTTTTTGCGGTTGGGCTTTTGTCTCACTTTGGCCGTTTATAACGCCATTAAGATATGGTGGCAAGTTGCCCTGGGAGAAAGACGAAAATAAGGCTTATGTTTCCTGTCCTGACCCTTATAACACTGTTGTTTTCGAAATAATAAGAGAAACAGAAGAAAAATTTGATGAGGAAAATCCACCGGCATTTTAAAAGATGAAAGAGAAACGTTCATTAACACAAGTCATTTTGCAACTTGCAATAATTCTCCTTCTTGTAGGAGTCGTATATGGTTTCTATCGAAATCAAATAAATGTAGCAGGATATGTTGAAGATTTAAAGGTTTCAGCACTTCCATCCTATATTTTTAGGTCATTAGTAAGAATGTTTTCTGCATATCTGTTGTCGCTTCTTTTCTCTTTTACTTATGGTTATCTTGCGGCAACAAGCCCAAGACGTGAAGCAATAATGATACCAATTCTCGATATTTTGCAGTCAGTTCCTATATTAGGGTTTTTCCCTGTTGCAATTGCATTCTTTATTTCTCTTTTTCCACACTCAATTATTGGTGTTGAACTTGCAGCAATATTTTTAATCTTTACATCTCAATCGTGGAATATAGCATTTGGTGTTTACGAAAGCATAAAAGGCATTCCAAAGGATATACAGGAGGCGTATGAGTTCTTTGATCCCCTTAGAGTTTTGGAACTGAAGAGGTTATATATTCCTGCATCAATTCCAAAAATAATTTCCAATAGTATTGTTTCCTGGTCAAACGGTTGGTATTTTCTTGTTGCATCTGAAATATTTGCGGTTGGCGAAAAATCGTTCAGACTTCCTGGAATTGGAAGTTTTATCCTCGTTTCTGCAACGGAAAATAAAATTGGACTTGTATTGCTTGGCATTCTTGCACTTGCTGTAACGATTCTCTTCCTTGATATGTTTATGTGGCGTCCTCTAAATCAGTGGGCAAGGAAATTTAGATATTCGATAAGCCCTGGAGAAGAAGAGGAGAAGGAAGTTTTAGATATAGTAATTCTCTTTTGGGATTTTATAGGCACCATCATAAACTTTTTGAAAAAACCATTTGAAAACATAGAGTTTGAAAGGCTAAATCTTAGGCGCTATTTCAAATCGAGGATATTTACAGTAATAGAAAAAATTGTAAAATATGCCTTTGTTGCTGTATCAACTGCCGCCTTGCTATTCTTTGCCTTTTATACTGTTAAGGGAATATATAACATAGTCATTACTTTTAAACTTTCATACATTTTGACAGTATTAAAAGCACTTTTCTTCTCTACGCTAAGAGTATTTTCCTCTTATGTTGTTGCAGTTTTATGGACTGTCCCAACAGCAATTTTTTTGTACAACAGGAAAAAGATTGCAAATTTCGTTTTGCCTATTTTCCAAATTTTATCCTCAATACCAGCAATTTCCTTCTTCCCGCTATTACTATTCTTTCTTTTGAGGTTTAAATTTGGTCTTGAACTTGCATCTATAATTCTTATTCTTACGGGTATGCAGTGGTATATCTTTTTCCTTGTCTTAGGTGGCTTAAAGGCTATTCCTAACGACCTTCTTGAAGTTGTTGATTCTTATGGTGTGAAAGGAACTTTAAGGCTTAAAAGGTTACTTATTCCTGCAATGCTACCGTCTTTTTTGACTGGAACTATTACTGCTATGGGTGGTGCTTGGAATGCACTTGTAGTTGCTGAATACATAGATATAAAAGGACATCCTTTTTCAGTTCAGGGGATTGGAGCACTATTGAATACTTCTCTCGCCAATAACGAAAAAGCACTTTTTACTCTTGCCCTTGTAAGCCTTGTATTGATGGTCTACTCGATTAACCACTTTGTTTATCGTCCTCTTTATGATAAAATCCTTGATAGATATAAGATGGAGGCATAATGGAACTCTTGAGTGTCAGGAATGTTTATCAGACATTCCCTCTAAAAAATAAAGAAGTTGTTATACTTGAGGACATAAGTTTTGATATAAGTGAGAATGAATTTGTAAGCCTTGTTGGTCCATCTGGTTGTGGCAAGAGCACACTCTTAAGAATTATTGCTGGCCTTTTGAAACCAACATCAGGAAGTGTTTTCTTCAGAGGCGAGGAAATCAAAGGAATAAATCCCTATACAAGCATGGTATTTCAGACATTTGGTTTGTTACCCTGGCTCGATGTTACTGAGAATATAACCCTGGGACTTGAAGCAAGAGGAGTTCCTCTTAAGGAAAGATTGAAAAAGGCTTTTAAATACATTGATATGGTGGGTTTGGAAGGTTTTGAAGAAGCATACCCAAGAGAACTCTCTGGTGGAATGAAACAAAGAGTTGGTATAGCAAGAGCGCTTATTATGGAACCAGAATTACTTCTTATGGATGAGCCTTTCTCTGCACTTGATGCATTAACTGCAGAAAACCTCCGTTCAGAAATTTTGGATTTATGGGAGTCTAAAAAGTTGTCTCTTAAATCGATTCTTCTTGTGACTCATAACATAGAAGAAGCTGTATATCTTTCTGATAGAATTATTATTCTTTCTACGCATCCGGGCAAGATTATTGCTGATGTATCCATTGATTTACCACGTCCCCGTGACAGAGAAAGCAAGGAATTTTACAGTGTTTATGATAAAATATATTCAATGATACTTGGTTCAAGTTTAAGTAAGGAGGTGAATCCCGGAAAGGGAAAATGATGGATGACATATCGCCATTGCCGTATGTAGAAGTAGGAAAACTTATTGGTTTGTTAGTCTATTTGGATGACTCGGATGGAAAAGTTGACATTTACATGATTCCAGAGGACATTGAAATTGAAGCAGATGAACTAATCTCTCTTCTAAAACTTGCACAAATGATGAATTTTGTTGAAGTTAAAGAAGGAGATGTATTCCTAACAGATTTGGGAAGGGATCTTGTTGAAGGTGACGAAAATAAACGAAAAATCATTTTTAAGGATTCACTAAAGAAATTACCTATTTTTAAGAAGGTAATTAACATTCTCATAAAGTCCAAAGATAACTCTATTGATAAAGAAGATCTTCTTGAAATTCTTCAAGAGGAGATGTCCGAGTCTGATGCAGAAGAAACTTTAAAGAGTATAATCGAACTTGGAAGATATGCGGAATTAATAGGGTATAATCCCGAAGATAAAGAGGTGTATCTTGATAAACTGGAGGAAATATGATTGAAGAAACCTTCGTAATGATTAAGCCAGACGGAGTTAAGAGAGGGCTAATTGGAGAAATCATTTCCCGGTTTGAGAGGAAATTATTAACTATTGCCGATTTGAAGATGTTAACGCTTTCAAGAGAGTTGGCAGAGGAACTTTATGCACAACATAAGGGGAGAGATTACTTTGAAAAACTCATAAATTATTCAATTTCTGGTCCTGTTGTTGTTATGAAGATTGTGGGAGAAAGTGCAATACTCAATTGTAGAATTCTTGTGGGTGATACATATCCCGAGAAGAGATTGCCCGGAAGTATTAGAGGTGATTTTTCACCGTATCTAACCGAGAATGTTGTGCATGCCTCATCAAGCAGAGAGGATGCCGAACGAGAACTTAAAATCTTTTTCGGGTGATGTATGGACGAATCTCTTATAAAGGCTTTATCGGAAAGTTTTGCTCCAACTGGCAATGAGAAATCTATATATCCGATAATAGAGAAAGAATTAAAAGGCTATGTTGATGATGTAAGGATTCACGATAAAAGTAATTCTATTGTTGCTTTTAAAAAAGGGAGTGGTAAATGTACCTTAATGCTTGAGGCACATGTTGATGAAGTTTTTATGGTTGTCTCAAGTATTGAGAAAAATGGTTTTGTTAAGATTACCGCACGTTCTATCGACTCTAAAATTTTACCAGGTTCGAAGGTAATTATCCACGGAAAAAGAAAAATTAAAGGAGTTATTGGTATAAAACCGTATCATCTTGTAAAGTCAGGTGAAGAGAACAGCGCGCTTTCATTCGATAGACTTTTTGTGGATACAGGACTTTTAGAAACCGAGGTTAAAGAGTTGGTATCGGTAGGTGATTATGTTACTTTTGAACCACAATTCGATAAAGTAGGTAATTATTATATCGGTAAGTCGATTGACAACAGACTTGGCGTCTATGCACTTATAGAAACTTTAAAATCTCTTAAGAATATAAAACACCAGGTTAATGTGTATGCATTATTTTCTTCTCAGGAGGAATTAACAGGCTTAGGTGCTATTACTTCAACTTACTCAATATTCCCGGATGTTGCTATTGCAGTCGATGTAACGTTTGCAACACAATATCGAGTTTCATCTGATGATGGGTTTGAGTTAGGAAAAGGTCCTGCGATATTCTTTGGCATTTCCGTTAACAGAGAACTTACAAATCGACTTGCCTCTATTGCTGATAAATACGGTATACCGTATGGGAAAGAAGTTTCTGTCCTTTCTTCAACCAATGCTGACAAGATTAGCCTTGTGAGGTCTTCTATTCCTACTGCTTTGGTTAGCATACCTATAAGGTATATGCATACGCCTGTGGAGATGTTTGATCCGTTTGATGTTGATAAGACTGTTCAATTATTAAAACTATTTATAGAAGAATTTGAACCCTTGGGTGATCAAAATGGCGAATATTGAACTTATTAAAGCATTAAGTAATGCTTACGGAGTTTCTGGATTTGAAGATGAAGTTATAGAAATTCTCAAAAGCGAGATAAAGGGATATGTTGACAGTTTCGAAGTTGACGGTCTTAAGAACCTTATTGCTATAAAGAATCTTGATTCTCCGAAACCGAAGGTTATGCTCAATGCCCATATGGACGAGGTGGGGCTTCTTGTAAAAGGTTTTACTAACGATGGGTTTGTAAAATTTACCAAAGTCGGAGGAATAGACGACAGAGTTCTTTTAGGAAAAAGGGTTGTTATTGGTAAAAACAAAGTCAAAGGTATTGTTGCAGTTAAGCCAATACACTTACAAGAAGCAAACGAACGAAAGACTGTTGAGAGTGCAAGGGATATGGTTATTGATGTTGGTGCAAAATCAAAAGAAGAGGTTCAAAAAATTGTAAATATTGGTGACTTTATAGGATTTAATGTTTCTTTTGAGTCTCTCTCAGACGACACTTACATTGGCAAAGCGTTTGACGATAGGCTCGGTTGTGCTCTTGTTTCTGAAATTATTAAGGAGAAGTTCAATTTTCCTTTAATTGGGCTTTTTTCTTCTCAAGAGGAAGTTGGACTGCGTGGTGCAACCGTTGGGGCTTTTAAATATACACCGGATATTTCTATTACTCTTGAAGGTACAATCTCTGCAGATTTCCCTGATGTTAGCGAACATGAGAAGTGCACAACACTTGGAAATGGTCCCGTAATAACAATAAAGGACAATTCAGTGATAACTGACCATAAATTAAGAGAAAAACTTGTAAAGATAGCAGAGCGCCTTAAAATACCTTATCAATTTAAACAGGTTTTTGTTGGAGGAACCGACTCTTCACGAATACAACTCACAAAAAGTGGTGTAAAAGTTCTTGTCGTTGCCGTTCCTGTAAGATATATTCATTCTCCGGTCTCACTATTTAAGTTATCGGATTACGAGAATACGAAGAAATTGATAATTGAATTTTTGAAGTCGCTATAAAGGGGGTAACATGGAAGATATTTTAGAAAAACTTGTGAAGGCATTTGGACCTTCATCAAAGGAAGAAAAGGTAAAAGGCGTTGTAAAGGAAGAATTAAAGAAGTGTGACTGTGAAATTAACGAAGATAAATTTGGAAATCTTGTTGTACATATTCCTCATGATGGACCAAAACTGATGCTTGCATCACATCTTGATAGTATTGGATTTATTGTAACCGACATAGACAAAAACGGTTTGATAAGATTTACTTCAATTGGTGGTTTGCGTGCTACTTTTTTATTAGGAAGCCGTGTGTTGTTTGAAAATGGCATTGTGGGAACAGTTTATCACGATGATAAGGATAATCCCTGGGAACCGAAAGAGCTTAAGGTTGAGAAATTTTTTATTGATATTGGAGCAAAGAGTAAGAAGGAAGCGCAGGCTCTAATCAATATTGGAACAGAAGGGATTTTTTATCCTCTTTATAGCCAAAATGGAGATAGAGTAATTTCTCCATCACTTGACGATAGGTCTGGATGCGCCGTTCTTATAGAACTCGTTAAGAATGTGAAGAAGAAAAACTTAAAATATGACCTCTATGTTGTATTCACTGTTCAAGAAGAAATTGGAGTAAAAGGTGCGAGGACTTCCACATACGAGATAACGCCTGATTTTGGAATTGCAGTGGATGTAACAAGTGCTTTAGATTACACTGATCCTCATCTTAACGCACTTGAACTTGGTAAAGGTCCTGCGATTAAAGTTATGGATGGAGGAATGATTACCAATATTGAACTTAGAAATGAGTTAATTGAAGTTTCAAAGAAAAACAAAATCCCTTACCAACTTGAAGTTATTACTGGTGGAACAACAGATGCCTTTGCAATGCAGATAACAAAAGAAGGAGTAAAAACTGCAGCGGTATCAATTCCTACTCGTTATATTCATACTCAAGGTGAGGTAGTTGATTTAAATGACCTTAAAAATGCGGTGTCATTAATAAAGAGTTTTATTGAAAAATAAAGGAGGTGGAAAAATGCAAGGAGTATTTGGTAAGTACCTTGAAGTCGACTTAACAAACGGTAATGTCGAGGTAAAAACTCTTCCTGAAGAGGTTTATGTTAAGTACCTTGGTGGGCTTGGTCTTGCAACAAGACTACTTTTTGATTACACGCAACCTCATTTGGATCCACTTTCGGAAGAGAATGTGCTTGTTATTGCACCAGGCTTACTTGTAGGAACTGGACTTCCGACTGCATCAAAAACTGCCCTTACTTTTAAGTCTCCATTAACAAATGCATTTGGAAGAAGCATTGCAGGCGCTTATCTTGGTGTTGCTCTCAAAAAGGCTGGTTACGATGCGCTTGTTGTTAAAGGAAAAAGCGTAAAACCTGTATATCTTTTGATTGAAGACGACAAAGTAGAACTGAAGGATGCATCAAATCTTTGGGGTAAAGATGCAATCGAGACTCAGGAGATTTTAAAAAATGAGCATGGTAATGTGAACACTTGCGCTATTGGATACTCTGGTGAAATGCTTTCAAAGATTTCAGGAATTGATTTTGAAGAGCGTCAGGCAGCACGTGCTGGTGGTGGCGCTGTAATGGGTAGCAAAATGCTTAAGGCAATTGCTGTTAAAGGGACCAAAGATATTCCTGTTGCAAGTTCTGAAAAACTCAAAGAAGCAATAAAAAAGTGGAATGGAAAAATTATAGGAAGCGAAGTTGCGAAATTAGATATGGCATATGGTTCAGGTGAGTTTTATGAGTGGGTAAACAAAGAGATTGGTGTATTCCCTGTGAAGAACTGGCAGCAAAGTTACTTTGAAGACAGTTTTAAAGCACATCCCGATGGGAAATCACACCTTGACCCCTATTACTGGTCTCCAAAATATACAGAAAAGTTACATCCGTGTCCGAACTGTAATAAGCCTTGCGGAAGGCACATAGTTATTAAGGAAGGAAAATACGCAGGATTGAGAGTTGAAGGTGTTGAATACGAGCTATTATACTCATTGGGCGGAGTTCTTGGCATAGAGGATATTGAGGTAACGGCAAAGTTAAACGAAATCTGTGATAGAGCGGGTCTTGACGGAATTTCTGCAGGCGTTACACTTGCCTGGGCAATGGAAGCATACGAGAAAGGATTGCTCACTAAAGAAGATACCGATGGTCTTGATTTGAGGTTTGGCAACGGAGATGCTGCAGTT encodes the following:
- the malQ gene encoding 4-alpha-glucanotransferase, with amino-acid sequence MEKQKIRKSGVLMHITSLPSKYGIGDLGYTAKNFINLLKKSNQKLFQILPIGPTEPFFDNSPYHSVSAFAINPLFISIEKLVDSGLLKGDLSKYEIEESNTVDFEKVIENKFDAFRESYENFKDSNEFESFCAENSFWLEDFALFMALKRRFGNVGWFDWPSEFKNRDTAALNLAKETLKEDIRFVKFLQFVAYGQFMEMKKYANDLGIDLIGDLPIYVDLDSPDVWANRELFNLNEYGLPVKVAGVPPDYFNENGQLWGNPVYNWDKHKETGFNWWVRRIAHLLKFVDIIRIDHFRGFVAYYAIDAGRENAKEGEWIKVPVYEFFDTIKANFPEMPFIAEDLGLITEDVVEVIEHYKIPNMRILMFAFDGSPENGYLPHNYKNPTVVYTGTHDHNTAIGWFKFELPNDGKAYLEKYIGKTPTLETINFDLIRLAHSSIAQYSIIPVQDVLGLNENYRMNTPGTAKGNWRFKLKFSDIDEDKFSQLKDLTDTYGR
- a CDS encoding TIGR04076 family protein encodes the protein MAIYKIKIRVVEVRGTCAANLKVGDEFEINENGQPVPISFCGWAFVSLWPFITPLRYGGKLPWEKDENKAYVSCPDPYNTVVFEIIRETEEKFDEENPPAF
- a CDS encoding ABC transporter permease subunit, whose protein sequence is MKEKRSLTQVILQLAIILLLVGVVYGFYRNQINVAGYVEDLKVSALPSYIFRSLVRMFSAYLLSLLFSFTYGYLAATSPRREAIMIPILDILQSVPILGFFPVAIAFFISLFPHSIIGVELAAIFLIFTSQSWNIAFGVYESIKGIPKDIQEAYEFFDPLRVLELKRLYIPASIPKIISNSIVSWSNGWYFLVASEIFAVGEKSFRLPGIGSFILVSATENKIGLVLLGILALAVTILFLDMFMWRPLNQWARKFRYSISPGEEEEKEVLDIVILFWDFIGTIINFLKKPFENIEFERLNLRRYFKSRIFTVIEKIVKYAFVAVSTAALLFFAFYTVKGIYNIVITFKLSYILTVLKALFFSTLRVFSSYVVAVLWTVPTAIFLYNRKKIANFVLPIFQILSSIPAISFFPLLLFFLLRFKFGLELASIILILTGMQWYIFFLVLGGLKAIPNDLLEVVDSYGVKGTLRLKRLLIPAMLPSFLTGTITAMGGAWNALVVAEYIDIKGHPFSVQGIGALLNTSLANNEKALFTLALVSLVLMVYSINHFVYRPLYDKILDRYKMEA
- a CDS encoding ABC transporter ATP-binding protein, giving the protein MELLSVRNVYQTFPLKNKEVVILEDISFDISENEFVSLVGPSGCGKSTLLRIIAGLLKPTSGSVFFRGEEIKGINPYTSMVFQTFGLLPWLDVTENITLGLEARGVPLKERLKKAFKYIDMVGLEGFEEAYPRELSGGMKQRVGIARALIMEPELLLMDEPFSALDALTAENLRSEILDLWESKKLSLKSILLVTHNIEEAVYLSDRIIILSTHPGKIIADVSIDLPRPRDRESKEFYSVYDKIYSMILGSSLSKEVNPGKGK
- a CDS encoding AAA-associated domain-containing protein, which gives rise to MDDISPLPYVEVGKLIGLLVYLDDSDGKVDIYMIPEDIEIEADELISLLKLAQMMNFVEVKEGDVFLTDLGRDLVEGDENKRKIIFKDSLKKLPIFKKVINILIKSKDNSIDKEDLLEILQEEMSESDAEETLKSIIELGRYAELIGYNPEDKEVYLDKLEEI
- the ndk gene encoding nucleoside-diphosphate kinase; amino-acid sequence: MIEETFVMIKPDGVKRGLIGEIISRFERKLLTIADLKMLTLSRELAEELYAQHKGRDYFEKLINYSISGPVVVMKIVGESAILNCRILVGDTYPEKRLPGSIRGDFSPYLTENVVHASSSREDAERELKIFFG
- a CDS encoding M42 family metallopeptidase; this encodes MANIELIKALSNAYGVSGFEDEVIEILKSEIKGYVDSFEVDGLKNLIAIKNLDSPKPKVMLNAHMDEVGLLVKGFTNDGFVKFTKVGGIDDRVLLGKRVVIGKNKVKGIVAVKPIHLQEANERKTVESARDMVIDVGAKSKEEVQKIVNIGDFIGFNVSFESLSDDTYIGKAFDDRLGCALVSEIIKEKFNFPLIGLFSSQEEVGLRGATVGAFKYTPDISITLEGTISADFPDVSEHEKCTTLGNGPVITIKDNSVITDHKLREKLVKIAERLKIPYQFKQVFVGGTDSSRIQLTKSGVKVLVVAVPVRYIHSPVSLFKLSDYENTKKLIIEFLKSL
- a CDS encoding M20/M25/M40 family metallo-hydrolase, yielding MEDILEKLVKAFGPSSKEEKVKGVVKEELKKCDCEINEDKFGNLVVHIPHDGPKLMLASHLDSIGFIVTDIDKNGLIRFTSIGGLRATFLLGSRVLFENGIVGTVYHDDKDNPWEPKELKVEKFFIDIGAKSKKEAQALINIGTEGIFYPLYSQNGDRVISPSLDDRSGCAVLIELVKNVKKKNLKYDLYVVFTVQEEIGVKGARTSTYEITPDFGIAVDVTSALDYTDPHLNALELGKGPAIKVMDGGMITNIELRNELIEVSKKNKIPYQLEVITGGTTDAFAMQITKEGVKTAAVSIPTRYIHTQGEVVDLNDLKNAVSLIKSFIEK
- a CDS encoding aldehyde ferredoxin oxidoreductase family protein, with the translated sequence MQGVFGKYLEVDLTNGNVEVKTLPEEVYVKYLGGLGLATRLLFDYTQPHLDPLSEENVLVIAPGLLVGTGLPTASKTALTFKSPLTNAFGRSIAGAYLGVALKKAGYDALVVKGKSVKPVYLLIEDDKVELKDASNLWGKDAIETQEILKNEHGNVNTCAIGYSGEMLSKISGIDFEERQAARAGGGAVMGSKMLKAIAVKGTKDIPVASSEKLKEAIKKWNGKIIGSEVAKLDMAYGSGEFYEWVNKEIGVFPVKNWQQSYFEDSFKAHPDGKSHLDPYYWSPKYTEKLHPCPNCNKPCGRHIVIKEGKYAGLRVEGVEYELLYSLGGVLGIEDIEVTAKLNEICDRAGLDGISAGVTLAWAMEAYEKGLLTKEDTDGLDLRFGNGDAAVAAMEKLAKREGKLGELLFNGVKEASQKLGKDSYKFALEVKGLEPPAYDVRGLKGMALAIAVSVRGACHLTGGIYAPELTGKFWKLSNVDRLSTNWKGYEVKTGEDFMTVYDTIGMCKFSRSLFWLEDEMLEGIEAVTGIKMGVDWIMTIGERIYNLQKLFNVREGFGRKDDYLPYRVTHDPISNGVSKGHYVTEEELQKMLDEYYMARGWSKEGIPTKMHLKRLGLGKESEEFGAPI